The Musa acuminata AAA Group cultivar baxijiao chromosome BXJ1-3, Cavendish_Baxijiao_AAA, whole genome shotgun sequence genome window below encodes:
- the LOC103978706 gene encoding protein FAR1-RELATED SEQUENCE 5-like — translation MKYGEAGSLLKYFQTQLMENPSFYYAVQLDADEKIANVFWTDPRMIINYCHFGDVVSFETKFRSNKELRPFASFVGFNHHRETIVFGAALLYDETTASFQWLFETFLEAMSGKKPKTMFTNQDDAISKAVSLVMPETYHQFCISHMKQNAGKNLSQLFKGDCDFKKEFKACISQYEEVNEFLHAWDAMLDKYSIHDNSWLQKIFEVKEKWARPYIKYSFSAGIRSSNLSESLNSSLRNYLKSDMDLVQFFRHFERVFNDNWYKELESEYNSREKLPKFKIKAPMLMQTAVIYTNNIFQLFQSEYEEFQSAYITYRNESGPTHEYLVAICDQPTVYKVIGDPLEQSVSCTCRKFETHGYLCSHAVKVLDAMDIKYLPSKYISRRWSKDAWDESMKDQDGKNIQLTTKMKASMHYRYLCPKYVRLVARASECEEAYKFLDKCSADLSMKVEEIIQKGKDINEAAFETRDPLSLSTSYQKDESVKDFKSSDIIRAKGLKN, via the coding sequence ATGAAGTATGGAGAAGCTGGAAGCTTACTTAAGTACTTCCAAACTCAGTTGATGGAAAATCCTTCGTTCTATTATGCAGTGCAATTAGATGCAGATGAAAAGATAGCTAATGTTTTTTGGACAGATCCGagaatgataattaattattgtcATTTTGGTGATGTTGTCTCATTTGAAACAAAGTTTCGGAGCAACAAAGAACTCCGTCCCTTTGCATCATTTGTGGGTTTTAATCATCATAGAGAGACCATCGTGTTTGGAGCAGCACTTTTGTATGATGAAACTACAGCGTCTTTCCAGTGGTTGTTTGAGACTTTCCTTGAGGCAATGTCAGGCAAGAAACCCAAAACCATGTTCACCAATCAGGATGATGCCATATCAAAAGCAGTCTCTCTAGTTATGCCAGAAACATACCATCAGTTTTGTATTTCACACATGAAACAAAATGCAGGTAAAAATCTTAGTCAGTTGTTTAAAGGTGACTGTGATTTTAAGAAAGAATTCAAAGCTTGTATCAGTCAATATGAGGAAGTGAACGAGTTCCTACATGCATGGGATGCAATGCTTGATAAGTATAGCATTCATGACAACAGTTGGTTGCAAAAAATATTTGAAGTGAAAGAGAAATGGGCCAGACCATACATAAAGTACAGCTTTTCAGCTGGAATTAGGAGTTCAAATTTGAGTGAGAGTTTGAACTCTAGCTTGAGAAACTATCTCAAGTCTGATATGGACTTGGTGCAGTTTTTTAGGCATTTTGAACGGGTGTTTAATGATAATTGGTATAAGGAATTGGAGTCCGAATACAATTCTAGGGAAAAGCTGCCGAAGTTTAAGATTAAGGCTCCCATGCTGATGCAAACTGCAGTAATTTACACCAATAATATTTTTCAGTTGTTCCAGTCTGAGTATGAGGAATTCCAATCGGCTTACATCACATACCGCAACGAGAGCGGCCCAACTCATGAATACTTGGTTGCAATTTGTGATCAACCCACAGTGTACAAAGTCATTGGGGACCCTTTGGAGCAAAGTGTGTCATGTACCTGCAGGAAGTTTGAGACACATGGATACTTATGTAGCCATGCTGTGAAAGTTCTTGATGCTATGGACATCAAGTACCTGCCAAGCAAGTATATCTCAAGACGATGGTCAAAGGATGCATGGGATGAGAGCATGAAGGACCAAGATGGTAAGAATATCCAACTTACCACAAAGATGAAAGCTTCAATGCATTATCGATACTTGTGCCCCAAGTATGTTAGGCTTGTTGCTCGAGCATCAGAATGCGAGGAAGCTTATAAGTTTTTGGACAAATGTTCAGCTGACTTGAGCATGAAAGTTGAAGAAATCATACAAAAGGGAAAAGACATAAACGAAGCTGCTTTTGAGACTCGTGATCCTTTATCTTTGTCAACTTCATACCAAAAGGATGAATCAGTAAAAGATTTTAAGAGTTCAGACATTATAAGAGCAAAAGGCCTTAAAAACTAA
- the LOC135632531 gene encoding uncharacterized protein LOC135632531 — MATSGKRKRSCSSGILLCQREVGFLSPRTFAHRAGASEVLVLRLGIDRKLNKHEGCVNTVSLNADGNILVSGSDDRTVILWDWAVGTVRISFNSGHKNNVFQARFMPYSSDRTIVTSAADGEVRLAQLREGGQVAVKLLAEHDGAVHKVAIEPGSPHVFFSCGEDGLVRHFDLRSKSSTKLFICRSFTSSIAYMSLVNLNAIAIDPRNPNFFAVAGADDYARVYDIRKYKWDGSTNYGYPYDCFCPPHLIDHTEGITGLAYSDTSELLASYINEFIYLFPKDQGLGSNPVAAFLELDSDSDDKSDVDATSLSPIDTNVRPGLRVYKGHRNRNTVKGVSFFGPNCEYVVSGSDCGRIFIWRKKDGELLRAMEGDKYVVNCIESHPYTTMIASSGMENDIKIWVPNTKEPAQTINLDEFLMTNRLDSEFDYDDEYDCDNDDDDDDNDDDHDSDDDDDVSFGDGDDDIDIDDNDMDYYTHFNNWP, encoded by the exons ATGGCTACCTCGGGCAAGCGGAAGAGGAGCTGCAGCAGTGGGATTCTCCTATGCCAGCGCGAGGTTGGGTTCCTCTCGCCGAGAACTTTTGCCCATCGCGCTGGGGCTTCCGAG GTTCTTGTTTTGCGTTTGGGAATTGACAGAAAGCTAAACAAGCATGAAGGTTGTGTGAATACTGTGAGCTTAAACGCAGATGGGAACATTCTTGTATCAGGATCAGATGATAGAACAGTAATACTATGGGATTGGGCTGTTGGAACTGTTAGGATTTCATTCAACTCTGGCCACAAAAACAATGTTTTCCAAGCACGCTTCATGCCTTACTCTAGCGACCGGACTATTGTTACATCTGCTGCTGATGGAGAG GTGAGACTTGCCCAGTTACGTGAAGGTGGACAAGTAGCTGTAAAATTGCTAGCTGAACATGATGGTGCGGTCCATAAGGTGGCTATCGAGCCTGGAAGTCCTCATGTTTTTTTTAGCTGCGGTGAAGATGGCCTGGTTCGGCAC TTCGACCTGAGATCCAAAAGTTCAACAAAGCTCTTCATATGCAGATCTTTTACAAGCAGCATAGCTTATATGTCACTTGTTAATCTAAATGCTATTGCGATAGATCCAAGAAATCCCAACTTTTTTGCAGTTGCTGGAGCTGATGACTATGCTCGTGTTTATGACATTCGCAAGTATAAATGGGATGGGTCAACAAATTACGGTTATCCATATGATTGCTTCTGTCCTCCACATCTGATTGATCATACAGAAGGCATAACAGGCTTGGCATACTCAGACACCAGTGAGCTGCTAGCATCTTATATCAACGAGTTCATCTATCTGTTTCCGAAGGATCAAGGTCTGGGCTCAAatcctgttgctgcattcttagaGTTGGATAGTGATTCAGATGATAAGTCTGATGTAGATGCAACATCTCTATCTCCTATTGATACAAATGTGAGGCCTGGACTCAGGGTCTACAAAGGGCACCGCAACAGAAACACAGTAAAGGGTGTCAGCTTCTTTGGGCCTAATTGTGAGTATGTGGTTAGTGGGTCTGATTGTGGACGCATATTTATTTGGAGGAAGAAAGATGGGGAACTCTTGCGTGCAATGGAAGGAGACAAGTATGTGGTGAATTGTATTGAATCTCACCCTTATACCACCATGATTGCAAGTAGTGGAatggaaaatgacataaaaatcTGGGTTCCTAACACAAAGGAACCTGCCCAAACCATAAATCTGGATGAG TTTCTGATGACAAATCGGTTGGATTCTGAATTCGACTATGATGATGAATATGACTGTGATaatgacgacgacgatgatgacaatgatgatgatcatgacagtgatgatgatgatgatgtcagcTTTGGTGACGGCGATGATGACATTGATATCGACGATAATGACATGGACTACTATACCCATTTCAACAATTGGCCATGA